A single window of Salvia splendens isolate huo1 chromosome 8, SspV2, whole genome shotgun sequence DNA harbors:
- the LOC121745573 gene encoding receptor-like protein 4, with product MLEFRVLLVLTAFLFAPKPSLARAPYALRISCGARDDVYTSPTNTHWYKDFAYTGGIPANGTVPSYISPPLKTLRHFPLSEGTENCYNIKKVPRGHYLVRIFFGLLAEPSFDNEPLFDVSIEGTLVYSLPSGWSNRDDERAYVEGLIFLKDGTSTLCFHSTGHGDPAILSIEILQIDNRAYYFGGGYGQGTILRTDRRLNCGAEKPKYGADYSADRWGGDRFWNSLPTFGENSDKILSTTKSIKQSSQPPNFYPEALYQNALISTDTQLDLMYTMEVEPTRNYSIWLHFAEIDPSVTEAGQRVFDVLINGDLAFRDVDIVSMSGGINSALVLNKTYAVSGRSLTITLHPTKGNHTLICAIELLELVLAESKTLPAEIEALQKLKGALGLPLRLGWNGDPCVPEQHPWSGVDCQYNRSISKHVIDGLILDNQGLRGFLPNDISHLRHLQSINLSGNSISGGISSSLGSIPRLEILDLSFNSFNGSIPESLGQLTSLRILDLNGNSLSGKVPAALGGRLLHGASFNFTDNSGLCGIPGLATCGPHLSVGAKIGIGLASLVALVLIATCLTCWWKRRQNILRAQRIASRAAPYAKARTHFNRDVQMARHQSQEHAKTAAENGPSLLA from the exons ATGCTGGAATTTCGGGTGCTCTTAGTCTTGACTGCCTTTTTATTTGCCCCGAAGCCTTCACTTGCTCGAG CACCATATGCATTGCGAATAAGCTGTGGAGCTCGTGATGATGTTTATACTTCTCCAACAAATACTCACTGGTACAAGGATTTTGCATACACCGGAGGGATTCCTGCTAATGGGACCGTCCCTAGTTACATCTCTCCTCCACTCAAGACACTCCGACATTTTCCTTTGTCTGAGGGTACTGAAAACTGCTACAACATAAAGAAAGTTCCCCGTGGCCATTATCTTGTAAGGATCTTCTTCGGATTGCTTGCAGAACCTAGCTTTGACAATGAACCTTTGTTCGATGTCTCAATAGAGGGAACATTGGTTTATTCACTTCCATCTGGTTGGAGCAACCGTGATGATGAGCGTGCATATGTTGAAGGCCTCATTTTTCTAAAAGATGGAACTTCGACTCTTTGCTTTCATAGCACTGGACATGGAGATCCAGCTATACTTTCCATTGAAATTCTTCAGATAGATAATAGGGCTTATTACTTTGGCGGTGGGTATGGTCAAGGAACTATTCTCAGAACCGACAGGCGACTTAATTGTGGTGCTGAGAAACCAAAATATGGTGCTGATTATAGTGCAGACAGGTGGGGCGGTGACCGATTTTGGAATTCCCTCCCCACATTTGGTGAGAATTCTGATAAGATCCTATCTACTACGAAAAGCATCAAACAGAGCTCGCAGCCGCCCAACTTTTATCCAGAAGCTCTCTATCAAAACGCTCTCATCAGTACTGATACACAACTTGATTTAATGTACACAATGGAGGTTGAACCTACTAGGAATTACTCCATTTGGTTGCATTTTGCTGAAATAGATCCTTCAGTCACTGAAGCAGGACAGAGGGTATTTGATGTCCTGATCAATGGTGACCTTGCATTTCGAGATGTTGACATTGTTAGTATGTCTGGGGGCATAAACAGCGCACTTGTCTTGAACAAAACATATGCTGTCAGTGGGAGGAGTTTGACCATAACTTTGCATCCTACCAAAGGAAATCATACTTTAATCTGTGCTATAGAGCTTTTGGAGCTTGTTTTAGCTGAATCCAAAACGCTGCCAGCTGAGA TTGAGGCTTTGCAAAAGTTGAAGGGCGCTCTTGGTCTTCCTCTCCGTTTAGGGTGGAATGGTGATCCTTGTGTTCCCGAACAACATCCATGGAGTGGAGTGGACTGTCAGTATAACAGAAGTATCAGTAAACATGTTATTGATGGGCT AATTCTTGACAATCAGGGTTTGAGGGGTTTCTTACCAAATGATATATCTCATCTTCGCCATCTCCAGAGCAT AAATTTAAGTGGGAACAGCATTTCTGGGGGCATTTCCTCTTCACTTGGATCAATTCCTAGACTGGAGATTCT TGATCTATCATTCAACTCTTTCAATGGATCCATCCCTGAAAGTCTTGGACAGCTAACATCACTACGGATACT CGACCTGAACGGAAACTCTTTATCAGGAAAAGTTCCAGCTGCACTCGGGGGAAGGCTCTTGCATGGAGCTAGCTTCAA CTTTACGGATAACTCAGGCCTTTGTGGCATCCCTGGATTAGCAACATGCGGGCCACATCTTTCCGTTGGAGCTAAAATTGGCATCGGACTGGCATCCCTCGTGGCCCTTGTACTGATAGCAACTTGCTTGACATGTTGGTGGAAAAGGCGGCAAAACATTCTTCGTGCTCAGAGAATCGCAT CGAGAGCTGCGCCATATGCAAAAGCGAGGACCCATTTCAATCGTGATGTACAAATGGCAAGACATCAAAGCCAAGAACATGCCAAGACAGCAGCTGAGAATGGGCCGAGCTTGCTGGCATAA